A DNA window from Paenibacillus andongensis contains the following coding sequences:
- a CDS encoding 7-carboxy-7-deazaguanine synthase QueE — MRDIRIPMVEIFETVEGEGTRAGFPTVFVRLFGCNLRCTWCDTKYSYPPAEAENVMTIAEIISKVETYRSRHICLTGGEPLLYGEKSLALIDALAELEQVDDLHIETNGAIDLALFVERVASPKVRYIMDFKLPDSGEMGQMIMSNLALLREQDELKFVIGSEHDFRTAVEVLEQHPTKALPMFSPVWETMPPRKLVELMLDAGLSKVKLNMQLHKIIWDPAMRGV, encoded by the coding sequence ATGCGAGATATCCGCATTCCGATGGTCGAGATCTTCGAGACGGTTGAAGGCGAAGGGACCCGTGCCGGGTTCCCGACGGTCTTCGTCCGTCTTTTTGGTTGCAACCTGCGCTGTACCTGGTGTGACACCAAGTACAGCTACCCGCCCGCGGAAGCGGAGAACGTCATGACCATTGCTGAAATTATCAGCAAGGTAGAGACGTACCGCTCCCGGCATATTTGCCTTACCGGCGGCGAGCCGCTCCTATACGGCGAGAAGTCGCTCGCGTTAATCGACGCGCTCGCGGAGCTGGAGCAGGTCGATGACCTGCATATCGAGACGAACGGCGCGATTGATCTCGCCCTGTTCGTAGAGCGTGTCGCATCGCCGAAGGTGCGATACATCATGGACTTTAAGCTGCCCGACTCTGGTGAGATGGGGCAGATGATCATGAGCAATCTCGCCCTGCTGCGCGAGCAGGACGAGTTGAAGTTCGTCATCGGCAGCGAGCACGACTTCCGCACCGCGGTGGAAGTGCTTGAGCAGCACCCGACGAAGGCGCTGCCGATGTTCAGCCCGGTCTGGGAGACGATGCCGCCGCGCAAGCTCGTCGAGCTTATGCTTGACGCAGGGTTGTCCAAGGTGAAGCTGAACATGCAGCTGCATAAGATCATTTGGGATCCAGCGATGCGTGGCGTTTAA
- the queC gene encoding 7-cyano-7-deazaguanine synthase QueC, translated as MSVNNENKKRAVIILSGGLDSTTCMGLAKEAGYELYPISFDYGQRHKIEIENAKQVAEHYGVRARHKIIKLDFLRDFGGSALTDDSIDVPNVVGGLTEGAEEIPVTYVPGRNLLFLSIATSYAEVTGSEAIYIGVNALDYSGYPDCRPEFIHKVEEVIALATKVGVEGKGITIETPLIDWTKARIIQEGLKIGVPFELTTSCYNGKAEACGVCDSCRLRLKGFEEAGSTDPIPYLA; from the coding sequence ATGAGCGTAAACAATGAAAATAAGAAAAGAGCTGTCATTATTCTAAGTGGCGGATTAGATAGTACGACGTGTATGGGACTTGCCAAAGAAGCGGGATACGAGTTATATCCGATTTCTTTTGACTATGGTCAGCGTCACAAAATTGAAATTGAGAATGCCAAGCAAGTCGCTGAGCATTATGGTGTCCGTGCTCGTCACAAGATCATCAAGCTGGATTTCTTACGCGATTTCGGAGGCAGCGCTCTAACAGACGATAGCATCGATGTTCCGAATGTTGTGGGTGGTTTGACTGAAGGAGCCGAGGAAATTCCAGTTACTTATGTACCGGGTCGCAATCTGCTTTTCCTTTCCATTGCTACCTCTTATGCAGAAGTAACGGGATCAGAAGCCATTTATATTGGAGTAAATGCACTCGATTACAGTGGATATCCGGATTGCCGTCCGGAATTCATTCATAAAGTGGAAGAAGTGATTGCCCTTGCGACCAAGGTCGGTGTTGAAGGAAAAGGGATCACGATCGAAACCCCACTCATTGACTGGACTAAGGCACGAATTATACAAGAAGGCTTGAAAATCGGCGTTCCTTTCGAGCTTACGACGTCTTGTTACAATGGAAAAGCTGAAGCTTGCGGCGTTTGTGACAGCTGCCGTTTGCGTTTGAAGGGTTTTGAAGAAGCGGGTTCAACAGATCCAATCCCATACCTAGCTTAA
- the queD gene encoding 6-carboxytetrahydropterin synthase QueD, with amino-acid sequence MSYDIPRDVQMLGRDIQENQLKYHHKSVLISKEFTFDSAHHLHCYEGKCKNLHGHTYKLQVIMRGKVDSRGIAIDFGDIKRIAKERVVDRLDHKYLNDVLPAMNTTAENMIVWMYEEIHQALLEEQLYPAIMLEELRLWETPTSYAAITRSMMEEDV; translated from the coding sequence ATGAGCTATGATATCCCCAGAGATGTTCAGATGTTGGGGCGTGACATCCAAGAGAACCAATTAAAATATCATCACAAATCCGTTTTGATTTCCAAAGAATTTACGTTTGACAGTGCACATCATTTGCATTGTTATGAGGGAAAATGTAAAAATCTGCACGGACATACCTATAAACTGCAAGTTATTATGCGCGGAAAAGTGGATAGCCGGGGGATCGCTATAGATTTTGGTGATATTAAACGTATTGCAAAAGAACGTGTCGTTGACCGATTGGACCATAAATATTTGAATGACGTACTGCCAGCTATGAATACAACCGCTGAAAATATGATCGTCTGGATGTATGAGGAAATTCATCAAGCTTTGCTTGAGGAACAACTTTATCCAGCGATTATGCTGGAAGAGCTCCGGCTGTGGGAAACGCCGACCAGCTATGCGGCCATCACACGCTCGATGATGGAGGAGGATGTGTAA